In Opitutaceae bacterium TAV5, one genomic interval encodes:
- a CDS encoding beta-galactosidase: MGSSSCFLFSYFTGKGQEGLRLAASRDGRSWAPLGNDHVFLRPQVGESKLMRDPHLFAGPDGVFHLVWTTSWDGQTIGYASSRDLIHWSAQRALHVMANEPGCRNCWAPELAFDESCGEFVILWSSTVEGRFETTAGSCEDGYNHRLYACRTRDFVTLSPAQLMFDPGYPVIDGSLVRRGDFWYLIYKDETRHPEPRKYLQWVSGPSPFGPWSAPSGPISPSWVEGPAPLEKDGYLWVYYDVYREGRYGAVRTRDFVTWEDVEGVAMPRGVRHGTALAVPTEVVSRMSASIDIGTL; encoded by the coding sequence ATGGGTAGCTCGTCCTGTTTTCTTTTTTCATATTTTACCGGCAAGGGGCAGGAGGGTCTCCGGCTTGCTGCAAGCCGGGACGGCCGTTCCTGGGCTCCGCTGGGGAACGATCATGTTTTCCTGAGGCCACAGGTCGGCGAATCAAAGTTGATGCGCGATCCGCATCTGTTTGCCGGACCGGATGGAGTATTCCATCTGGTCTGGACGACATCGTGGGACGGGCAAACCATCGGTTATGCGTCCTCGCGCGATCTCATCCACTGGTCCGCACAACGTGCGCTCCATGTCATGGCCAACGAGCCGGGGTGCCGGAACTGCTGGGCTCCCGAACTGGCTTTCGACGAGTCCTGCGGCGAGTTCGTGATTCTCTGGTCATCCACGGTGGAGGGACGATTTGAAACCACGGCAGGCAGTTGCGAAGACGGCTACAACCATCGCCTCTACGCTTGCCGCACCCGTGACTTTGTCACGCTGTCACCCGCGCAACTGATGTTCGATCCTGGTTATCCGGTGATCGATGGATCGCTGGTGCGGCGGGGCGATTTCTGGTATCTGATTTACAAAGACGAAACGCGTCATCCCGAACCCCGCAAATACCTGCAATGGGTGTCCGGACCGTCTCCCTTCGGCCCGTGGTCCGCGCCTTCCGGTCCGATTTCACCCTCATGGGTCGAAGGACCGGCTCCGCTGGAGAAAGACGGGTACTTGTGGGTTTACTACGACGTCTATCGTGAAGGCCGTTATGGAGCTGTCCGGACGCGTGATTTTGTTACATGGGAGGATGTGGAAGGTGTCGCCATGCCGCGCGGAGTACGCCACGGGACAGCCTTGGCTGTGCCAACGGAAGTCGTTTCCCGGATGTCTGCATCCATCGATATCGGCACGTTGTGA
- a CDS encoding glucose-inhibited division protein A, translating to MNRCSDNSVTGRPSLACSPLLPEITEPERSIPVQDSFDVLVCGSGPAGIAAALSAARAGARTCIVENGGCLGGVWTAGLLTYILDAGNKPGITREIRERLRERGALAQLHDLYDVEAMKLLLEELCELDGVHVRLYTRLVAARVEERRVTHAVFESKEGRFALEAARFVDCTGDGDLGAFAGCGFDFGRDSDGLTQPMTLMAIIANVPFACLHGDHPWGPFLAETKDRLREMLTSAGFQPSYAKPTIFPLPNGLGALMVHHAYEMSGLRSTDLTAATLQGRRELHQAVAAMRRFGPGWENLVLVESAAHIGVREGRRLHGRYRIVADDIAEGKTHPDAVARATFGFDVHSVRRSDGGGYGCDGLGKHPQPYDIPLRALIARDRDNLLMAGRCISGDFHAHASYRVTGNATITGEAAGVLAAVSLCDDTTPFQVEFSRFFRALHDVRECAACAVTAG from the coding sequence ATGAACCGCTGTTCCGATAATTCCGTCACCGGCCGGCCATCGCTTGCCTGTTCGCCCTTGCTGCCTGAGATAACCGAGCCGGAAAGAAGTATTCCGGTCCAGGATTCCTTCGATGTGCTGGTCTGCGGAAGCGGTCCCGCCGGTATCGCCGCGGCGCTTTCGGCGGCGCGAGCCGGAGCGCGCACCTGCATTGTCGAAAACGGCGGCTGTCTCGGTGGTGTATGGACCGCCGGGCTCCTGACCTATATTCTCGATGCCGGGAACAAGCCCGGTATCACCCGCGAAATCCGAGAGCGTTTGCGCGAACGCGGCGCGCTCGCACAATTGCATGATCTATATGACGTCGAGGCGATGAAGCTTCTTCTGGAAGAGCTTTGCGAACTGGATGGCGTCCACGTGCGGCTCTATACCCGGCTGGTCGCCGCGAGGGTTGAAGAGAGGCGTGTCACCCATGCGGTCTTCGAGTCGAAAGAGGGACGCTTTGCCCTGGAGGCCGCGCGTTTTGTCGATTGCACCGGCGACGGCGATCTGGGGGCGTTTGCGGGTTGCGGGTTCGATTTCGGGCGTGATTCCGACGGACTTACCCAGCCCATGACCCTGATGGCGATCATCGCCAATGTTCCTTTCGCCTGCCTGCACGGGGATCACCCGTGGGGACCGTTTCTTGCCGAAACCAAGGACCGGTTGCGCGAAATGCTGACGAGCGCGGGCTTTCAGCCTTCCTACGCGAAACCCACGATCTTTCCTCTGCCCAACGGACTGGGAGCGCTCATGGTGCACCATGCCTATGAAATGTCGGGACTGAGATCGACCGACCTCACCGCCGCCACGCTCCAGGGCCGCCGCGAGCTCCATCAGGCAGTCGCTGCCATGCGCCGCTTCGGTCCCGGGTGGGAAAACCTCGTGCTCGTCGAGAGTGCCGCCCATATCGGGGTGCGCGAGGGGCGTCGTCTGCACGGCCGTTACCGGATTGTCGCCGATGACATTGCGGAAGGGAAGACGCATCCCGACGCCGTTGCCCGCGCGACCTTCGGTTTCGATGTTCACAGCGTGCGCCGGAGCGACGGTGGCGGTTATGGTTGCGACGGACTCGGGAAGCACCCGCAGCCCTACGATATCCCGCTGCGCGCGCTGATTGCCCGCGATCGTGACAACCTGCTCATGGCGGGACGCTGTATCAGTGGCGATTTTCACGCGCATGCGAGCTATCGGGTAACGGGCAACGCCACCATTACGGGTGAGGCGGCGGGCGTACTCGCCGCCGTGTCACTGTGCGATGACACCACGCCCTTCCAGGTGGAATTCTCCCGCTTTTTCCGCGCGCTCCATGACGTGCGGGAGTGTGCGGCATGCGCGGTGACAGCAGGGTAA
- a CDS encoding sugar-binding protein, whose protein sequence is MAVCAFLASAILAIAVTAADTAPQELLLSDFEIPHAQRQWLRPSNPRKSPLEYVSIPERVKQGKTSGRWSDLPVNKHLQLADVPVDWSAYEALVFWLYSETNNGQQLSIVLTSPRSTDIPDDRSSYYRHTFTVDWTGWRQVVVPFTRFAPNKSPGGWSRITRFVIYADGWKGSALPDTVLYFDDMKLVAR, encoded by the coding sequence ATTGCCGTCTGCGCCTTCCTCGCTTCCGCGATCCTCGCAATCGCCGTCACCGCCGCCGATACTGCCCCTCAGGAACTCCTCCTCAGTGACTTCGAAATCCCTCACGCACAACGCCAGTGGTTGCGTCCCTCCAATCCCCGAAAGAGCCCTCTCGAATACGTTTCCATTCCCGAACGGGTGAAACAGGGGAAAACCTCCGGAAGATGGAGCGACCTGCCCGTGAACAAACACCTGCAACTGGCCGATGTCCCCGTCGACTGGTCCGCTTACGAGGCGCTTGTTTTCTGGCTGTATTCGGAGACGAACAACGGACAACAGCTCAGCATCGTACTCACCTCCCCCCGGAGCACCGACATCCCGGACGACCGGAGCAGTTACTACCGCCATACGTTCACGGTTGACTGGACCGGCTGGCGGCAGGTTGTCGTCCCCTTCACCCGGTTCGCCCCGAACAAATCCCCCGGAGGCTGGAGCCGCATCACGCGTTTCGTAATCTACGCCGATGGCTGGAAAGGCTCCGCCTTGCCGGACACGGTTCTGTACTTCGACGACATGAAACTCGTCGCGCGCTGA
- a CDS encoding N-terminal cleavage protein, giving the protein MKTEASAPPRRAFTLVELLAVIAIIGVLAAIILPVLGSVRSKATAVRCSGQVRQLGVALQMYLQEHKGIMPPTDNAAWKFENHTAQGIRMLRQYYRPGPAFVWKPDGTFIRDETDICPSVAQNGLTTNPVNGGPDYGMASQATGKNAHTHYEQPSRTPVIWDSWNAAWTNDSGAKKTLPLRHSGALNCVFLDGHVERIKGSDKRLWSGWWYSAAVNSRPNDAWLGSGWALGSTIIP; this is encoded by the coding sequence ATGAAAACAGAAGCATCCGCTCCGCCAAGGCGGGCCTTTACCCTGGTAGAGTTGCTGGCGGTCATCGCGATCATCGGCGTACTCGCCGCGATCATTCTTCCTGTTCTCGGATCGGTGCGGAGCAAGGCGACAGCCGTGCGCTGCTCCGGTCAGGTCCGCCAACTCGGTGTCGCCCTCCAGATGTACCTCCAGGAGCACAAGGGCATCATGCCGCCGACCGACAATGCGGCCTGGAAATTTGAAAACCACACGGCGCAGGGCATACGCATGCTGCGTCAATACTACCGCCCGGGCCCTGCTTTCGTCTGGAAGCCGGACGGCACCTTCATCAGGGACGAAACGGACATCTGCCCCTCGGTTGCGCAAAACGGCCTCACCACAAATCCCGTGAACGGCGGACCCGATTACGGCATGGCCAGCCAGGCAACCGGCAAGAACGCCCACACCCACTACGAGCAACCCTCGCGCACACCTGTCATCTGGGATTCCTGGAACGCGGCCTGGACCAATGATTCCGGCGCCAAAAAGACCTTGCCGCTGCGCCATTCCGGGGCGCTGAACTGCGTGTTTCTCGATGGTCACGTGGAACGGATAAAAGGCTCCGACAAGCGTCTCTGGTCGGGCTGGTGGTACTCTGCCGCCGTCAACAGCCGCCCCAACGACGCCTGGCTCGGCTCCGGGTGGGCTCTCGGATCGACGATCATTCCATGA